The proteins below are encoded in one region of Coffea arabica cultivar ET-39 chromosome 4c, Coffea Arabica ET-39 HiFi, whole genome shotgun sequence:
- the LOC113738586 gene encoding flavonol 3-O-glucosyltransferase UGT89B1-like: MSISPNQSPHVLLFPYPTAGHVIPLLDLANLLLTKGLTITILVTPPNLPLLDPLLSTHPSTSIQRLVLSLPELVNSSGVNFATRLRATAQLHDTVLEWFQSQQSPPVAIISDFFLGWTHHLAAQLGVPRVVFWPSGAHHALILHHLWHNLSEKISSMNEDSMISFPSLPNSPAYPLWQVAELITQSKPGEPDWEFFRDNFLSNARSWGIIINSFRDLEDTCINLVKTEICHDEVWAIGPLVLSSSASTAAATGDTSALSNRGGSSAVPLDEVMTWLDDKADDSVVYVCFGSREVLTSQQTDALAAALECSGVHFIWCAREAPQNKGQVSGDDQTSALLTMEYEDRVAGKGLIIRGWAPQVAILQHRAVGAFLTHCGWNSVLEGVAAGVVLLTWPIGADQFANAGLLVDELGLAIPACLGGPKVVPDSTKLAQVFVGSVSVDGQPKRAKVVEMRDAASRAVQNGGSSSKDLDDLVKHLRDLKQEKS; this comes from the coding sequence ATGTCCATCTCACCCAACCAAAGCCCCCATGTTCTCCTCTTTCCCTATCCTACCGCAGGCCATGTTATCCCCCTTCTTGATTTGGCCAACTTGCTCCTCACCAAGGGCCTAACCATCACCATTTTAGTCACACCACCTAATCTTCCCCTACTAGATCCCCTCCTCTCTACTCATCCTTCCACTTCTATACAGCGCTTGGTTCTCTCTTTGCCAGAACTCGTTAATTCCTCAGGCGTCAACTTCGCTACTCGACTTCGGGCGACTGCCCAACTCCATGACACCGTCCTTGAGTGGTTCCAATCCCAGCAATCACCCCCAGTTGCTATCATATCTGATTTCTTCCTAGGTTGGACCCATCACCTTGCAGCTCAGCTCGGCGTGCCCCGCGTCGTATTTTGGCCATCGGGTGCCCATCATGCTTTAATCTTGCACCATCTGTGGCATAACCTGTCGGAAAAAATCAGCTCCATGAATGAAGATTCTATGATTTCCTTCCCCAGTCTTCCAAATTCACCGGCGTATCCTCTCTGGCAAGTCGCCGAACTTATCACTCAATCCAAACCAGGAGAGCCCGACTGGGAATTCTTCAGGGATAATTTCTTGTCCAATGCAAGAAGTTGGGGCATAATTATCAATTCCTTCAGGGATCTGGAAGACACTTGCATAAACCTGGTGAAAACGGAAATTTGTCACGACGAGGTTTGGGCGATTGGGCCGCTGGTCTTGTCTTCTTCTGCTTCTACTGCTGCTGCTACGGGTGACACGTCAGCATTGTCGAACCGTGGTGGGTCCAGTGCGGTCCCACTCGACGAGGTGATGACTTGGCTTGATGACAAGGCGGATGACTCAGTTGTCTACGTGTGCTTCGGGAGTCGTGAGGTATTGACGAGTCAGCAAACGGATGCCTTGGCGGCTGCACTCGAGTGTAGTGGAGTCCATTTCATATGGTGCGCGAGGGAAGCACCGCAGAATAAAGGCCAAGTGTCGGGTGATGATCAGACCAGTGCATTATTGACTATGGAGTATGAAGATCGGGTGGCTGGGAAGGGGTTGATAATCAGAGGCTGGGCTCCACAGGTGGCAATCCTCCAACACAGAGCAGTTGGTGCTTTCTTGACGCACTGTGGGTGGAATTCAGTGTTGGAAGGTGTAGCTGCAGGGGTGGTCTTGCTTACGTGGCCAATTGGTGCTGACCAATTTGCAAATGCTGGACTGTTGGTCGATGAGCTTGGTTTAGCAATTCCTGCATGTTTGGGTGGACCGAAGGTGGTTCCAGACTCGACCAAATTGGCTCAAGTTTTTGTGGGATCGGTGAGTGTGGATGGTCAGCCCAAGAGGGCTAAAGTGGTAGAGATGAGGGATGCTGCCTCAAGAGCAGTCCAAAATGGAGGAAGCTCGAGTaaagatttggatgatttagtCAAGCATTTGAGGGACCTTAAGCAGGAAAAATCATGA
- the LOC113738463 gene encoding uncharacterized protein, whose translation MLPLRSFCSSTTSKKLEKKQEMVSTSFRHFVLAIMVLLLATKACDANSNEGFKKVEAEAGNGIMPPGGKEMHNAKEIYNAGPRVAADTSGKFGGRKMMLEIKGLSNEVKQEESKKTSEEASKISGRNDRSKNLKKSAERSLPQSYNQYDRRHLKANSKNEASSETAVKRPSDLPKPDQLCSQECATDSNSCSSKCSSVSKSSVSKKSDQDQDSENLDSEKLLKAASQIVNLMNKDYRGDGGPRHRSPINNREPLH comes from the exons ATGCTTCCTCTCCGTTCTTTTTGCTCATCGACAACATCCAAAAAGctagaaaagaaacaagaaatggTGTCAACAAGTTTCAGGCATTTTGTGCTTGCAATCATGGTCCTTCTGCTAGCCACGAAGGCTTGTGATGCAAATAGTAATGAAG GTTTCAAGAAAGTTGAAGCTGAAGCTGGAAATGGAATTATGCCGCCAGGAGGAAAAGAAATGCACAATGCAAAG GAAATTTACAACGCTGGTCCCAGAGTTGCTGCAGATACTAGTGGTAAATTTGGAGGAAGAAAAATGATGCTTGAGATAAAGGGATTGAGTAATGAAGTGAAGCAAGAGGAAAGCAAGAAGACCAGTGAAGAAGCTTCAAAGATTTCAG GAAGAAATGACAGGAGCAAAAACTTAAAGAAGTCGGCTGAGCGTTCTTTACCACAATCTTATAACCAG TATGACAGAAGACATTTGAAGGCCAATTCCAAGAATGAAGCAAGCTCAGAGACTGCAGTGAAAAGGCCAAGTGATCTCCCAAAACCTGACCAACTCTGCTCCCAAGAATGTGCAACTGACTCAAATagttgcagctcaaaatgctcaTCAGTATCTAAAAGTTCAGTTTCAAAGAAATCAGATCAAGATCAAGATTCTGAAAATCTTGACTCTGAAAAACTGCTGAAGGCTGCAAGTCAGATTGTAAATTTGATGAATAAAGACTACCGAGGAGATGGAGGTCCTCGTCACAGATCCCCAATTAATAATCGTGAGCCTTTGCATTGA